The following proteins are encoded in a genomic region of Corylus avellana chromosome ca4, CavTom2PMs-1.0:
- the LOC132178964 gene encoding probable RNA helicase SDE3 isoform X1 → MLLCLVMDSFGDKWGDKSDDECSTIGDKGEIGFIDYADDKSVCSYNTIEEGPIVISAPFAFVEGKPQSAAVGETAADSVTIKNTTGDAVNLWSVTIFASNPENSFKLSLMKPPSANETTSGYVDFFSLEDRTIQPGETLTIWFSCEPKEIGLHTSVVYFDVESERIERVVFLMVDDKISQSLVSRKPYSRGRRKTQFVDNSAFVTGVRPAKATDRVFKNRLPRYDIPEKIRELLESKQIPDVVQEGLTMENYSSFFEKLVIMEEIQLEKDMRSHDMECVPMRKRGNRYLSLEVPGLAEKRPSLVQGDFILAKLACENGNDTARKYQGYIHRVEADEVYLMFAPEMHLHHKDGNLYNVQFSYNRINMRRLYLAIEATDELAIEFLFPSESFNRRLIETTPLVPISCNLNPEQMCSIEMILGCKGAPPYVIHGPPGTGKTMTVVEAILQLYTTRKDARILVCAPSNSAADHILEKLLSEKAVEVRETEIFRLNASSRPYDDVSPNIIRFCFFDDHIFKCPPRGAVMRYRIFISTYMSASLLHAEGIRRGHFSHIFLDEVGQASEPETMIPISKLCQKNTVVVLAGDPRQLGPVIYSKEAETFGMGKSYLERLFESDFYYNGDENYVTKLVRNYRCHPEILYLPSMLFYNGELIACKDDTSSFVDTVNLLPNKEFPVLFLGIQGCDEREGNNPSWFNRIEASKVVEVIRRLTSSGDLSEEDIGVITPYRQQVLKIKKALEGLEMPDIKVGSVEQFQGQERQVIIVSTVRSTIKHNEFDKKYCLGFLSNPRRFNVATTRAISLLVIIGNPHIITKDRYWSKLLWHCVDNKSYQGCSLPDRQEFVDEDCTQGDYLNCDEENTPPPQEGERSQDSWKEDYPKPVTDEAEWSDGWK, encoded by the exons ATGCT TCTCTGCTTAGTGATGGATTCCTTTGGTGACAAGTGGGGTGATAAGTCGGATGATGAATGCTCTACCATTGGAGACAAAGGAGAAATCGGTTTTATTGATTATGCGGATGACAAATCTGTGTGTAGTTACAACACAATTGAAGAGGGTCCTATTGTTATTTCTGCCCCATTTGCTTTTGTGGAGGGAAAGCCTCAATCAGCAGCCGTAGGAGAAACTGCTGCAGATTCGGTTACTATCAAGAACACTACTGGTGATGCAGTGAATCTCTGGTCTGTTACAATTTTCGCCTCGAATCCTGAGAACTCTTTCAAACTTTCTCTAATGAAGCCTCCATCAGCAAATGAAACCACCAGCGGCTATGTAGACTTTTTCTCCTTGGAGGACAGGACAATTCAGCCAGGGGAGACTTTGACCATATGGTTCTCTTGCGAACCAAAGGAAATTGGCTTGCACACTTCAGTTGTGTACTTTGATGTGGAGAGTGAAAGGATAGAACGAGTGGTTTTTCTTATGGTTGATGATAAGATTTCACAGTCTTTGGTTTCTAGAAAGCCATATTCAAGAGGCAGAAGGAAGACGCAGTTTGTTGACAATAGTGCGTTTGTTACGGGCGTGCGTCCTGCGAAGGCCACAGACCGAGTTTTCAAAAACAGACTTCCTCGATATGACATTCCAGAGAAGATAAGAGAATTACTTGAGAGCAAGCAGATACCTGATGTTGTCCAAGAAGGTCTTACGATGGAGAATTACTCTTCTTTCTTCGAAAAATTAGTGATCATGGAAGAAATACAACTGGAG AAAGACATGAGAAGTCATGACATGGAATGTGTCCCTATGAGAAAGAGGGGAAATCGATATTTGTCTCTTGAGGTCCCTGGCCTGGCTGAGAAAAGGCCTTCACTTGTCCAAGGGGATTTTATTCTTGCCAAGCTTGCCTGTGAGAATGGAAATGACACGGCTCGTAAATATCAG GGTTATATCCACCGTGTTGAGGCTGATGAAGTATATCTGATGTTTGCTCCAGAGATGCACTTGCACCATAAAGATGGGAATCTCTATAATGTTCAGTTTTCATATAATCGAATTAACATGAGAAGGTTATATCTAGCCATTGAAGCTACAGATGAATTAGCAATAGAGTTCCTATTTCCGTCTGAGTCCTTTAACAGGAGGCTCATTGAAACCACTCCACTGGTGCCTATATCTTGTAATCTCAATCCAGAGCAGATGTGTTCGATTGAAATGATCCTTGGCTGCAAAGGAGCCCCGCCTTATGTGATTCACGGGCCTCCAGGTACGGGTAAGACTATGACAGTAGTAGAAGCAATCCTTCAGCTCTACACAACTCGAAAGGATGCTCGGATACTTGTGTGCGCACCTTCAAATAGTGCAGCAGACCACATTCTAGAGAAACTCCTCAGTGAAAAAGCTGTTGAAGTTCGAGAGACTGAAATATTCAGGCTCAACGCATCTTCCCGTCCATATGATGATGTCTCACCTAATATAATCCGCTTCTGCTTCTTTGATGATCATATCTTCAAGTGTCCTCCACGTGGTGCCGTCATGCGATATAGGATCTTCATATCAACTTATATGAGTGCCTCTCTTCTTCATGCAGAAGGTATTAGGCGAGGACACTTCTCTCATATTTTCTTGGATGAGGTTGGCCAAGCTTCAGAACCAGAAACCATGATTCCTATATCCAAACTCTGTCAAAAAAATACAGTTGTTGTTCTTGCTGGAGACCCGAGGCAGTTAGGGCCAGTAATATACTCCAAAGAAGCAGAAACTTTTGGAATGGGGAAATCATACTTGGAAAGATTGTTTGAATCTGACTTTTACTACAATGGGGATGAAAATTATGTAACAAAATTGGTTAGAAACTATAGATGTCACCCGGAAATTCTTTATCTACCTTCGATGCTGTTCTATAATGGAGAATTAATTGCATGTAAAGATGACACAAGTTCCTTTGTGGATACTGTGAATCTCCTTCCTAACAAGGAGTTTCCTGTTCTTTTCTTGGGTATCCAAGGTTGTGATGAGAGGGAAGGAAATAATCCATCATGGTTTAACCGAATCGAGGCAAGCAAGGTAGTCGAGGTCATAAGGCGACTGACTTCTAGTGGGGATCTCAGTGAGGAAGATATTGGGGTAATAACGCCTTATAGGCAGCAAGTGCTGAAAATAAAGAAAGCCCTTGAAGGTTTGGAGATGCCTGATATCAAGGTTGGAAGTGTTGAACAATTTCAAGGACAAGAGAGGCAAGTCATTATTGTATCTACTGTCCGGTCGACGATCAAACACAATGAATTTGACAAGAAGTATTGCTTGGGATTTTTGAGCAATCCAAGAAGGTTTAATGTGGCTACTACCCGTGCTATATCTTTGCTAGTTATAATTGGGAATCCGCACATCATCACCAAG GACCGGTACTGGAGCAAGCTCTTATGGCATTGTGTAGACAACAAGTCTTATCAGGGTTGTTCTCTCCCTGATAGGCAGGAATTTGTTGATGAGGACTGCACACAAGGTGATTACTTGAACTGTGATGAAGAAAACACTCCACCCCCTCAAGAAGGTGAAAGGAGTCAAGATTCTTGGAAAGAAGATTATCCTAAACCTGTTACAGATGAGGCTGAATGGTCTGATGGTTGGAAGTAA
- the LOC132178964 gene encoding probable RNA helicase SDE3 isoform X2: protein MDSFGDKWGDKSDDECSTIGDKGEIGFIDYADDKSVCSYNTIEEGPIVISAPFAFVEGKPQSAAVGETAADSVTIKNTTGDAVNLWSVTIFASNPENSFKLSLMKPPSANETTSGYVDFFSLEDRTIQPGETLTIWFSCEPKEIGLHTSVVYFDVESERIERVVFLMVDDKISQSLVSRKPYSRGRRKTQFVDNSAFVTGVRPAKATDRVFKNRLPRYDIPEKIRELLESKQIPDVVQEGLTMENYSSFFEKLVIMEEIQLEKDMRSHDMECVPMRKRGNRYLSLEVPGLAEKRPSLVQGDFILAKLACENGNDTARKYQGYIHRVEADEVYLMFAPEMHLHHKDGNLYNVQFSYNRINMRRLYLAIEATDELAIEFLFPSESFNRRLIETTPLVPISCNLNPEQMCSIEMILGCKGAPPYVIHGPPGTGKTMTVVEAILQLYTTRKDARILVCAPSNSAADHILEKLLSEKAVEVRETEIFRLNASSRPYDDVSPNIIRFCFFDDHIFKCPPRGAVMRYRIFISTYMSASLLHAEGIRRGHFSHIFLDEVGQASEPETMIPISKLCQKNTVVVLAGDPRQLGPVIYSKEAETFGMGKSYLERLFESDFYYNGDENYVTKLVRNYRCHPEILYLPSMLFYNGELIACKDDTSSFVDTVNLLPNKEFPVLFLGIQGCDEREGNNPSWFNRIEASKVVEVIRRLTSSGDLSEEDIGVITPYRQQVLKIKKALEGLEMPDIKVGSVEQFQGQERQVIIVSTVRSTIKHNEFDKKYCLGFLSNPRRFNVATTRAISLLVIIGNPHIITKDRYWSKLLWHCVDNKSYQGCSLPDRQEFVDEDCTQGDYLNCDEENTPPPQEGERSQDSWKEDYPKPVTDEAEWSDGWK, encoded by the exons ATGGATTCCTTTGGTGACAAGTGGGGTGATAAGTCGGATGATGAATGCTCTACCATTGGAGACAAAGGAGAAATCGGTTTTATTGATTATGCGGATGACAAATCTGTGTGTAGTTACAACACAATTGAAGAGGGTCCTATTGTTATTTCTGCCCCATTTGCTTTTGTGGAGGGAAAGCCTCAATCAGCAGCCGTAGGAGAAACTGCTGCAGATTCGGTTACTATCAAGAACACTACTGGTGATGCAGTGAATCTCTGGTCTGTTACAATTTTCGCCTCGAATCCTGAGAACTCTTTCAAACTTTCTCTAATGAAGCCTCCATCAGCAAATGAAACCACCAGCGGCTATGTAGACTTTTTCTCCTTGGAGGACAGGACAATTCAGCCAGGGGAGACTTTGACCATATGGTTCTCTTGCGAACCAAAGGAAATTGGCTTGCACACTTCAGTTGTGTACTTTGATGTGGAGAGTGAAAGGATAGAACGAGTGGTTTTTCTTATGGTTGATGATAAGATTTCACAGTCTTTGGTTTCTAGAAAGCCATATTCAAGAGGCAGAAGGAAGACGCAGTTTGTTGACAATAGTGCGTTTGTTACGGGCGTGCGTCCTGCGAAGGCCACAGACCGAGTTTTCAAAAACAGACTTCCTCGATATGACATTCCAGAGAAGATAAGAGAATTACTTGAGAGCAAGCAGATACCTGATGTTGTCCAAGAAGGTCTTACGATGGAGAATTACTCTTCTTTCTTCGAAAAATTAGTGATCATGGAAGAAATACAACTGGAG AAAGACATGAGAAGTCATGACATGGAATGTGTCCCTATGAGAAAGAGGGGAAATCGATATTTGTCTCTTGAGGTCCCTGGCCTGGCTGAGAAAAGGCCTTCACTTGTCCAAGGGGATTTTATTCTTGCCAAGCTTGCCTGTGAGAATGGAAATGACACGGCTCGTAAATATCAG GGTTATATCCACCGTGTTGAGGCTGATGAAGTATATCTGATGTTTGCTCCAGAGATGCACTTGCACCATAAAGATGGGAATCTCTATAATGTTCAGTTTTCATATAATCGAATTAACATGAGAAGGTTATATCTAGCCATTGAAGCTACAGATGAATTAGCAATAGAGTTCCTATTTCCGTCTGAGTCCTTTAACAGGAGGCTCATTGAAACCACTCCACTGGTGCCTATATCTTGTAATCTCAATCCAGAGCAGATGTGTTCGATTGAAATGATCCTTGGCTGCAAAGGAGCCCCGCCTTATGTGATTCACGGGCCTCCAGGTACGGGTAAGACTATGACAGTAGTAGAAGCAATCCTTCAGCTCTACACAACTCGAAAGGATGCTCGGATACTTGTGTGCGCACCTTCAAATAGTGCAGCAGACCACATTCTAGAGAAACTCCTCAGTGAAAAAGCTGTTGAAGTTCGAGAGACTGAAATATTCAGGCTCAACGCATCTTCCCGTCCATATGATGATGTCTCACCTAATATAATCCGCTTCTGCTTCTTTGATGATCATATCTTCAAGTGTCCTCCACGTGGTGCCGTCATGCGATATAGGATCTTCATATCAACTTATATGAGTGCCTCTCTTCTTCATGCAGAAGGTATTAGGCGAGGACACTTCTCTCATATTTTCTTGGATGAGGTTGGCCAAGCTTCAGAACCAGAAACCATGATTCCTATATCCAAACTCTGTCAAAAAAATACAGTTGTTGTTCTTGCTGGAGACCCGAGGCAGTTAGGGCCAGTAATATACTCCAAAGAAGCAGAAACTTTTGGAATGGGGAAATCATACTTGGAAAGATTGTTTGAATCTGACTTTTACTACAATGGGGATGAAAATTATGTAACAAAATTGGTTAGAAACTATAGATGTCACCCGGAAATTCTTTATCTACCTTCGATGCTGTTCTATAATGGAGAATTAATTGCATGTAAAGATGACACAAGTTCCTTTGTGGATACTGTGAATCTCCTTCCTAACAAGGAGTTTCCTGTTCTTTTCTTGGGTATCCAAGGTTGTGATGAGAGGGAAGGAAATAATCCATCATGGTTTAACCGAATCGAGGCAAGCAAGGTAGTCGAGGTCATAAGGCGACTGACTTCTAGTGGGGATCTCAGTGAGGAAGATATTGGGGTAATAACGCCTTATAGGCAGCAAGTGCTGAAAATAAAGAAAGCCCTTGAAGGTTTGGAGATGCCTGATATCAAGGTTGGAAGTGTTGAACAATTTCAAGGACAAGAGAGGCAAGTCATTATTGTATCTACTGTCCGGTCGACGATCAAACACAATGAATTTGACAAGAAGTATTGCTTGGGATTTTTGAGCAATCCAAGAAGGTTTAATGTGGCTACTACCCGTGCTATATCTTTGCTAGTTATAATTGGGAATCCGCACATCATCACCAAG GACCGGTACTGGAGCAAGCTCTTATGGCATTGTGTAGACAACAAGTCTTATCAGGGTTGTTCTCTCCCTGATAGGCAGGAATTTGTTGATGAGGACTGCACACAAGGTGATTACTTGAACTGTGATGAAGAAAACACTCCACCCCCTCAAGAAGGTGAAAGGAGTCAAGATTCTTGGAAAGAAGATTATCCTAAACCTGTTACAGATGAGGCTGAATGGTCTGATGGTTGGAAGTAA
- the LOC132178622 gene encoding proteasome subunit beta type-2-A — MECVFGLVGEGYAIVAADTSAVHSILVHKSNEDKIMVLDSHKLIAASGEPGDRVQFTEYIQKNVALYHFRNGIPLTTAAAANFTRGELATALRKNPYFVNILLAGYDKETGPSLYYIDYIATLHKVDKGAFGYGSYFSLATMDRHYHSRMSVEEAIELVDQCITEIRSRLVVAPPNFVIKIVDKDGAREYAWRETVKEAAVASA; from the exons ATGGAGTGCGTGTTCGGACTGGTGGGCGAGGGGTACGCCATAGTGGCGGCGGACACATCGGCGGTGCACAGCATACTGGTGCACAAGTCCAACGAGGACAAGATCATGGTTCTCGATTCCCACAAGCTCATCGCGGCCAGCGGCGAGCCCGGAGACAG AGTTCAATTCACGGAGTACATACAGAAGAACGTGGCGCTCTACCACTTCCGAAATGGGATTCCTTTGACCACCGCAGCCGCAGCTAACTTCACCCGAGGCGAGCTTGCCACCGCCTTGCGTAAG aACCCATACTTTGTGAATATCCTTCTAGCTGGCTATGACAAGGAGACAGGCCCATCACTTTACTACATCGACTACATTGCTACACTTCACAAAGTTGACAAGGGAGCATTTGGTTATGGGTCCTATTTTTCCCTCGCGACAATGGACCGACACTACCACAGTCGCATGTCTGTGGAAGAAGCCATCGAATTGGTTGACCAGTGTATAACGGAAATAAGGTCCAGACTGGTGGTGGCACCACCCaactttgtaataaaaattgttgaCAAGGACGGAGCAAGGGAATATGCTTGGCGTGAAACCGTCAAGGAAGCTGCTGTTGCTTCAGCCTGA